The sequence below is a genomic window from Brachyhypopomus gauderio isolate BG-103 chromosome 5, BGAUD_0.2, whole genome shotgun sequence.
CTTCAAAAGCACAATTTTAAGTGCACTACCAATACTGGTGTACCAATACACTCAAGATAAACAAGCCAACCAAATTTGACAGATAGCTGTTCTATCATTTAACCAGTTTGTCTTTTTGTAATAATGCTGGGTTTCAATCGTGattgatatttttgtaattgtagaGAACTGGAACAAAGTATTTCATGTTCATGTATCTACTGATTGACTTATGTTGAGGCAACAGGTTTCTTGTGGTGAGACAGGATATGTACATGCGTCTCTGAGAGGAACAGACATGTCTTTGTTGTGGCGGGTCAGGACACGTAGGCGTCTTTGTTGTGGCGGGTCAGGACACGTACGCGTCTTTGTTGTGGCGGGTCAGGACACGTACGCGTCTTTGTTGTGGCGGGTCAGGACACGTACGCGTCTTTGTTGTGGCGGGTCAGGACACGTACGCGTCTTTGTTGTGGCGGGTCAGGACACGTACGCGTCTTTGTTGTGGCGGGTCAGGACACGTACGCGTCTTTGTTGTGGCGGGTCAGGACACGTACGCGTCTTTGTTGTGGCGGGTCAGGACACGTACGCGTCTTTGTTGTGGCGGGTCAGGACACGTACGCGTCTTTGTTGTGGCGGGTCAGGACACGTACGCGTCTTTGTTGTGGCGGGTCAGGACACGTACGCGTCTTTGTTGTGGCGGGTCAGGACACGTACGCGTCTTTGTTGTGGCGGGTCAGGACACGTACGCGTCTTTGTTGTGGCGGGTCAGGACACGTACGCGTCTTTTCTGTAGCGGGTCAGGACATGTACGCGTCTTTGTTGTGGCGGGTCAAGACACGTACGCGTCTTTGTTGTGGCGGGTCAGTGGCGGGTCAGGACACGTACGCGTCTTTGTTGTGGCGGGTCAGGACACGTACGCGTCTTTGTTGTGGCGGGTCAGGACACGTACGCGTCTTTGTTGTGGCGGGTCAGGACACGTACGCGTCTTTGTTGTGGCGGGTAAGGACACGTACGCGTCTTTGTTGTGGCGGGTAAGGACACGTACGCGTCTTTGTTGTGGCGGGTCAGGACACGTACGCGTCTTTGTTGTGGCGGGTCAGGACATGTACGCGTCTTTGTTGTGGCGGGTCAGGACATGTACGCGTCTTTGTTGTGGTGGGTCAGGACACGTACGCGTCTTTGTTGTGGCGGGTCAGGACATGTACGCGTCTTTGTTGTGGCGGGTCAGGACATGTACGCGTCTTTGTTGTGGCGGGTCAGGACATGTATGCGTGTGTCTGGGAGAAGCAGACCTGAGCCCAGCGCAGGATGCAGCTGAAGCAATAGGAGTGGCTGCAGCTGTCGGGGACGGCACGCTCCGCCGGCTTGGGCACGTTCAGACAAATAGGGCAGCGCTGGCTTTCATCATCCTCTGAGCCATCCTCTACACTCTGCACACCTAATAGCACACAAGGCTTAAAGTGCTTCCTCTCCCTCACCTTTCAGGACACACAGCCAGGTGTTGAACCCATGCCTAAAAACTCTAGCTTTCTTATGAGAAAGCATTTTAATAATGATTCAGAAGAAAACCAATTGTGTAAATCTAAAATAACAGCATTAAAGGTTGAAAATAATGTAAGAATCAATTGCATCATTTGAATTGTCCTGGTTAAGGACTAATtgcctcacaccccccccccccccgcccaagATAAAGTATTTTCCCCAAAACTGTTTTGAAGAGAACATCAACATGATCAACATAAATGTACAAATAGATAATGGATAGTTTGCTAATAATTTAGATTTATTCAGTAAATAAATCCCCTTCCCCACTACAGTCCACTTACCCTTTCTAGGCCCTATGGGCATCTTTGGCTCAGTGTCTCTGCTGCTCACAGTCACAGTTTGCTCTGAAATGACAGCAAACCAAATCAGAGTAATTTCAGTATTCTATTTAGAGAGTATTTCGGCACTACTAAATGGGCTTAGCAACATCTTTATTGTGCAGTTAtcttttattattaacattataatTACCTGTGGCATTAACTTTTCACTGATTCCAGAATCCCATACCTTGCTCTTAGCTTATATGTAATCTTTAACATAGTACCAGAGTATGGGTACTACAGGTTCAATGATGAAATTTAGATGAAACGCATGCTACTACAAGACATCATACATGAAATCTTgattgcgtgtatgtgtgtgcgtgcgcgctgTTAGACACCTGACCAATCAAATTTCAAACGTGTAATCTTGGCGTCGTTTAATCACTACAACGTATGATTTCATTATTatgattatattattaatgCCTGCCTATTTAATTGGAAACATAGATATTTCTGCGATGCTTTCAATGAGTCACTTTAATAAAAATGAACGTTGCTTAATATGGCATCCCCCCCTAAGATTTCTTTCGACATATCAGTCTGTCAGCTTTATTGGAAGAGGAAAAACATAATTCAAAATAAAACCGTCCTGGGTCGCAGACTGCTGCTTAGTTGAAATGTAACTTGCAAGGTCGCGCTGTATTTCGTATAAACACACCAGCTGCACGCAGGCCCTCCAAGTGAACCGACATGATAAACTTCTTTTTAAACAGGCTAATTACGAGTCTGCCGTGGTGCTAGACCGTCGGCTTACTGCTATGTCCATCCAGATAGCTAGACGTTTAACTCCATCAGACGACGAATGCGTCGTTTAACTTTAAATGCGAGAATTAGGTTTCTTTGAAGAGCTGTCTAAACTTCGCACTGCCATATCACCATGCCCGTTTCCCTCCGGACTAGGCCCAAACCAGGGAGACCTCTGAAACTGGGGTTAGCGGGCTCGTCAGAGCTTATGGAGGGGGGTAGCTGTGTATCACTCGGCCAAACACACCCGCCAACGCCACCGTGAGCGTCCCGGTGTGGACGTACCGTTACCGACGCTCAAGAGAACGCCACAATGCTCACAGACACGGCTAGCTGGGCTAGCTCAACTGTTAGCCAACTAGCGTCAGGCTAGCTAGGCACCGAGCTAAGTGCGGCAGGAAACTTGTTTTGGTGTGTCGGTGATACGCGGACAGATTTCTAGCTAACTGccttagctagttagctagccgATATGGTCTGGGGAGAAGCCGTTTTGTGAAGGCTGGGGTAAACGCCGGAGGTAAACGGGCCTCCGGCGTCATACGTTAGAGCGCACTGAGTTTGGGAGCTGTTGGCCGGCTGCGCGAGGACTTTTCCGTCCAATCACCGACGTCGTCTTGTTGCTCGCGAGCGGCGAGTTAGCGGACGGCGAGTGTCAACAACAGAGCAGACTTACCTTTAGCCGAAAGgctagctagccagctagccTTTTAAAACCCAGTGACCCTTGATCGTTAAAATAGCATGTGATCCACTCCGCGACAGAAACTGGATCCACCTGAATACGCGGAACTGTACAATTAGTATCTATGGATTTTAAAAATGCCCCGGCCACATGTGGGTCAGGGACTTGCAGCGTTCACCATTGaccgcataggggcgctgcacgaAACAGCAATGGTTGCTGGGAGAATCACTGCGTCATCACGTCGCAACGTTTGTCACGTTTGTTTAATGGAACGTAGAGAAGGGACGCACGTGGCTGTAGTCAGTTGTAGAAGAGGCATCTGAAGTGTGTAAAATAATAAAACGTCAAAGCCTATGTATTTCAATCACAGAAATTATACAACGAGTAATGAAGGCGATTAACAAACCGATCAACACGCCTTCCCTTGGTTTCTCTAATATAAAACTTAAGTATGTATCTTGCAACTAATAGACAACTCCTTTAGTAATGCAATACCAGGAATGGATGACGACAAATGATTGTCCTTTATGCCAGTTATTTTAGTGGCTGTGTTAATAAATCTGTAGCACATCTAGATCGGTTGCAGGCTCCAGTACCACAGTTTTATCTTAATGGTCATTCATATCGCTCTTGATGAACATGTTTTTACTGTTTTTCTCCACCTGTAGGAGATTGGAAGAGGAGCATTAAAATGGGATGCAGTCTCTTGGGAGATTCTGAAGTGTTTAATTATacggagtgtctatttgcacccgggtacaagtagcatttgccacacagcgaggctattttcaccccttaataataataaaaaaaagcgaacccatctgcgcatgtctaccaatgaatgcgcgggagcgaaaaggcgcaaattcaaaggaaccgaaacggagacagtaggaaacggtaagcagaatttggttaatagttatgtataaaggtccatcactcaatttaactttacattttaagatatatatttaagaaatagtgtgagaattattatccaacaaacactgatatatttttgagctaataggagcataatagtggcgaacgtaaagtgttaccgggtggggggtgtaaaatggacacagcgagaaaaaaagacagatttcaagtgtgcagaaacagtccaaatagtcgtttgaactaacctagtgaaaaccgggacattaaatgatttatattttttgtcgggaccgaatattaaaaagaaggaaaaccgggacaggtggcaacactaactggcgctacagagcttggaggcggacacaaacgctgaggagagcgagatttattaagaggaatgatcataatcaaagtcgttcaaacaggcagaggtcataacgggcgagccatccaggtttgacaaataaacaggcatgacgatactaagaattaaactaagacaccgaacgaacactttaaaccaaacacggggtaaacgcatacaaactagaaaatcaggctacagaaaacacagacgactgagcaacgaaatgagtaaaactcacagaccaggaagcgtagaacactgaacaaagagcatgaataacaagagcacaacacgaccaaagagcatgaataacaagagcacaacacgaccaaagagcatgaataacaagagcacaacacgaccaaagagcatgaataacaagagcacaaactaaccaaatagaacaaaacaaccaataacctataagtgaaacactgggactataaatacacagaactaaacaagacacacacagaactaaactagacacacaggtgaagacactgatgacacgggcgtgtcagacgaggggaaaccatggagacagacacgcagggaacaacacagacacgaggacaggaacccgaagtgacagagaggggggtgtagccctacgtgacagtcgcattgctatcttacaaaaacaattttgtccagtctattttttgagttttgtgtaaaattatataattttgtctttttgttctctatttttgtgttgtttcagtacacacaaaggacatgaatgtgtataacaaaagatgtacagtccttttgaattaaggtttttgcatgacagagtcaatatgccagacttataatgtaatgactattttatataagctaatatttgtgttttctcccaagaaggaagaaaagctaaagaacatttgtgaaggatactccttcgacagttgtgaggaattccagagagcactgagattatggagtgaagagggctaccatccaatgcacaaaattaaaatttatttaaacatgatgtaaataataaaaaccccaatttatttctttaaaaaatgtacaaaccatccagaaaaaatgaattaaaaagtcaaatctgtcttctgcattctgtgaaattaaataaaattaaagaggctgataatgtactggcaggaagaatatttgtatacatcatactgtaacgctggcgactgggtgaaggacgagacacagaatcctgttcgctacagacgttactttatttgtctttacacatatagcgcagacagtgcacgtttaacactcatatagagacacgtataaacaacgacgagcacaagacactgcgcgaacgcacattaaatagacaaactacataaaccccacatgatgacgagacgagccacaggtaaaacgaattatcacaggacgcaactgcacccacggagatccactgacgcagacgacgtaaacacacgcccaaagggaggggtcggggaccataacgtgacacatacaatgtggtgtacatatcagggtgctacagacagatattaacttgtgttacattttgttttaacattatttatcactggcagtgtatattacatttagtatttaccatgtgattactgccattagcggtaagcgacttaggataattaaattgctatttaaattctaagcatggtaaagaaaaagactcacaagtgaaaaacaaaattcaaacaggtctaccccataaccccaaataaaagtatcttcacttcttgtaaaataatttgtaagtaaaatggaacacaaaagaatagtactaatctttgataaatcaaaatgttgggtgcaaatagtacacactgctacgtatagccgggtgcaaatagcacacactgctgcatatacccgggtgcaaatagcacacactgctatgtacacccgggtgcaaatagcacacactgctgcatatacccgggtgcaaatagcacacactgctatgtacacccgggtgcaaatagcacacactgctgcatatactcgggtgcaaataacacatactgctgcatatacccgggtgcaaatagcatctgccttAATTATATTATTAGCAACTGTTTCATGATATGGACGGTATGTCAGTACCAACGTAATTTTCATTGTCTTAACAGCAGACTATTTATATGTTTGTGCATATAAACTGAACAGGAAAAACACTAGCAAAGGCCTCATTTATGACTTCCTTGAAAAAAACcagttttgaaaatgttcaTGCATTTCCATACTACTTGATGGCCAATCCATGTGAGAAAATGATGTCTCATGCTCCTTGAAACTCTTTCACAGTTTGCTTTGCTTTTGTTGGTTAGTGGGGTTAGTAGCTTCACAAATGAGTGGTTAGTCTCACAGATGAGTGGTTAACCTCACCGTGGAGAGGTTAACCTCATCAATGAGTGAAAATGCTCTTACTTTCACATTGTTCCCTTCACATTGTGCATGTGGAAATGCTCTTACTTACACTATTAAACGTAGCACTGAATCCTACTGCTGTTTTTCTATGATTTGATTTCACCAAACATTTAAGTGAATGTCGATCATGATCATATAATAATCGTTTTTCCGATCACACCTTCCTCAAATATGATGTTTGCCCACTCACCTTCCACTTTTTAATGTGTTGGGCCATTCTTAACCCGATTTTAGTAACTTTAGCAATGTCCTTAGATGTTTTCTCTGCTTGATGCATGCCAATAATTTGACCATTCTGAAACAGATGAACATCTTTTCCACTACAACAGATTGTCTTTTGacatgttttaatttatttatataaattaGAAGCTATAAAATAACTATATCAAATAACTTATTGCCAGgtgaaaaaaattatttatccCCCATGCAGTAATAATACACTACTCACTAAGAGTTATACAAAAAGGGATATTTGGCACTCAGGTGAAAGTTATGGTAAATGTAAAAAGGTTCTCGCTTCAGTGATATTATATCATGAAAGTAGCAGCATGCAATGGTGATTTCCTCATCTCATacaatttattgaaacaaaGCTAACAACAGTAGTGGGTATATCCCAGCAAAAAATGTTAATGTCTCAAAACTTGTGCCCTTGAGCATCCATTATAGCTTGACAACGACATCTCATGCTGTTGACATCTCAAGTTGACTAATTGTCTGCTGAGACATGGCGTCCCGTTCATCTTAAAAAAGGCGGCCTTCAGGTCATTGAGGTTCTGGGTTACAGAGATACGAGTCTCTACACGGCATCTCAGCTGATTCCATAGGTTTTCtatgggattcaggtctggagaaagtgcaggcCACTCCATTTGCATAAAcccagtctccagcagccgTTCGCTAATGATGCAACCTCTATGAGCTGGAGCATTATCGCCCATGAAGATGAAtttaggcctgtgttgttcaTGCGGAGGCACAACGACTCTGGATTAATGATATTCAAGTAGTATGGGCTTGTCACTGTTCCATTTTCAAAGCGTAGGGCAGTTCTGTATTGACCAGACACACTTGCCCACActgtaacaccaccaccaccaaaggcTCGTCGGGTGACAACAGTGGCTGTTGCATAGCACTCTCCTTCATGTCTCCAACGTCATTGGCGGCCATCATTTCTGCTCAGTGTTAATCGTCTGTCATCAGTGAAGAGCACTGAGGCCCACTGGTCCCTCGTCCAGCGTAAATACTCCCTGGCCGATGCACTGTGGCCCATGCATGTCTGTGCCTGGTCTTGTGGTCAGGTACCCTTGTAGGTCGTCTAGCATGCAGGCCACTCTGATGTGAATTATTTTGAGTGGTCTGACATGACATATTGGTACCTCTCATCCCCTTTATATGTGCATGGAGTTGTATGGCATTCATCATCATCCGGTTCCGTAGGTCACTGGTTCTGAAGCGTTCATCAGTGTGGGTGTGGCCCAAGGGATCATGTCCCCTTCtgttcttcctgtctctctgtatctgtagcaacctgctgatgacactctaAGCTCAGAGGCCACTTCCGTCTGAGAATATCCTGTTTAAAGCCTTGAAATGGTGAGGTTCTGCTTAAATACCAATTCTAATTGAAACaagaaatattattattttacttaattTTGTAAAATCTTACTTATTCATatacataaaaaatatatataagttGATTACTTAAATTATTATTCAGTTCATTTGTTGTAATTCAATTTGATTTGTTAATGTTAGTTCATTTTATGGCTCTATACTACTTTTTTCAATTTACTCTTATTCACTGTGTTGTTgcttttttatttacattagtGGTTAAgctcttattattatttcaaaaggtcATCTTGTTAACATCTACGGTATGATTTATCGGTGACTTTCAGACGTGCAAATCACACATTCGAAAAAATGTAAACACTTGAAGAACAAAAATCATCCTTGTAATAAGAGCTGTGACATTCTTATCAGGAGTGTTATATACACTACAGACCAGCAGGGAGTGCTTTTGtccagaataaaaaaagacattggctgtgttcgaagtagtctactacatactactggcatactgatcgagccccaaatcagtatgccgtatgcagtatgtgaccaaaatgaaaatttccagtacgcgaaacatacccggatgacctactacttccgcaaaatattccagtacgcgaacagagctatcttcgtggtgtattgcatcccatcatgcaacgctacgttcacgtgaccccgtagtgtgctttgcttttgtcgcatactggaaactgtactgcatactactacgaggaccagtatgcagtatccagtatatactgagtccagtatgcagtatccagtgtgtagtagtctatttcgaacagagcctatACACTTCTCTAGTTAATAGAGCTTTACATTTTGAGTATTCGAGTTACATTTTAAGAGTTTTAGAGAACATGCTGCTTTAGGTTTTACCAGCCATAACTCCAGTAGCCTAGTCAATAAATTATAGACTCATTttcttgtttgtgtttgtaatctttataatgtaaaaaacagaTTGCGTTCTGCCTGATGTACCCATTTGGCTtgcaaaaaaaccccaaacaaaaCACTTAGATTTATTTTGTTGAGAAACATTACTGCCATGATAAATACCTTCAAACATACTATACTGTGTATGTTCTATTTTAAAGTACAATATGAAGTGCTGATGTTACAATTTATTGTATCTGTATGTTAAGAATACATGTACTATTATATGTACTATTGTActgtaataatagtaatatgtACTATTATGTAATTGAACTTCAAAGTGAGGGGTTTGAAAATAATTGATCATTAGAGCTTTACAATTTTTGGGTTACTTTGTACTTTATTGAACATTAATTACATGATATATACAGTGTTTCATTGAAACAAGAGTGTAGCACTTGTAAGACTGGCCTTTAAAAATATCCAGGGTTGCTTTCCTAGCCCTATcttgttcaacaatatcattcTAGTAGTAGTGTGTCCCATGGCCAACCCAGAAGATACTAGGAGTGTGGGGAGTCTTGTGCTCGTTTTAAGGAACCACTCCAAACTTCCAGCCAGAGGTGGAGGGAAGACTAGTACTGATCCAACGACAGACAGTCTCTACTGTAAACCAGTGTGCAGTACATGTTTAGGGCCAATCAGTTCAACAGCCAAGCTCATAGTGGACACAATCTGAGCAAAActggcaaaaacaaaacagaaaatatgcacacacacacacatatatacatatacatatgtatatatgtatacatacacacacacacacacacacacacacacacacacactttcttctagttcatatatatacatatttacaatatatatataaatatagtaAAATAGATTACATTGACGATCTTCCATAAATAAGTGTTGGACAGTGACTTCTTTGATGACATATGAGGTCAGCGATTGGAAGCATAGTGAGGTTTAGCTCAAGAGCATGTTAAGTCTGTATGAAGGTGCCCGTGTCATTCCGTGGGCCCGTGACAGACTGACCAGTGGACATAGCAACCATCACCTTAGTCCTCTTAACATTTCACATTCTCTTATTCTCTCCCCCATGGGAATGAGTGAAATGCACAAAGCTGCCAATGGCTAACACTGAGATGGCAAGTCAAGTTGTACAAACATTAAAAGGCTCTTAATCTCCTACTCGTTATAGGACATGTACCGTCAGTATAGCAACATAAGGCTCTGTCATCAAAAAGCATCACAGACTTTGTAGGTTTGTAGTAATACTTCACAACCACTGTGTGTGGTTAAAACAATAGCATTCTTTCTTAAAGAAAAACTTTGGTACCTTCTTACGGATAGAAGGACTGCAATCAATCTTTCAGTCTTGCCTTTTGAGCCAAGAGGTTATTGCTGTAAAAGATGTTACTTCTAAAATAGGATTACAGTGTGCGTTACAGCAAATTAATACTGCTGTTCAACTAACCATTACCTCAAGTGAACAACTCTGAATAAGCACATTTCTTAAATTAGTATATCTAAGCAAGTTTTTACAAGTCAACTAGTACAGCATGGACAAAATGGCATTGTAACAAATACTTTCAGAGCAATGTAGTAATGTTTGAATCGACAGCATACACATGTGCTGAATATTAAGTGCTTGTCAACTTATAAACCATTGGAAATGTTTTGGCAAAGGTGAAAACAGAACTCAAATGCCAGGCTGTTAGCCTCTAGTTGAGTTGGCTTCTGGTTACAAAGTCAGAGCTGGTAAACTAGTCAGTCTCTCAACTTGAAGATGTCTGTATTCTTCTGTGTGAGGCATTGCTATATGTTTGAACTGTACCACTACAAAAAAACTACAGCAGAGGAGCAGAAACCCACTGAAAAATTTATCATAGCAAGATATATAAGAACGACCATCTTTGTGGCCTAACAGCATATTATACAAAGTTCAGCACATTCTCTCAGAATGGTATGTAGGTCTTTGCTCTGAGCTGGGAGGAGAGCAGGGTTTTTCGTTTGCGCTTGCAGCTGTAGTGAGAAGAACAGTGATGGACCAGCCTGTGGCTCAGCACTACTGGAGACTTGTCCAGCCTGCATGTCACTCACGATAAGACCACACCCCTTTAGTGACCGTCGCCATGACCCCCTAAGCCTGCAGCATTTTGGATCCAGTCCATGATAATCAAAGACATGGAACCAAACATGACAATGATGCCACTGGCCAGGAAGAAGCAGGCCTGCAGGAAACACACAAAGGTGGCAGTCAGTAAACAACCAGCATGCACTACTGTCCTTTGCTGCTGTACATTAAATGGTAATATTGGCATCTGTGTCTGCGGGTTCCATTGTTCCTAAACATCTTTAAGCTAGACTCTCACCTAGCAAGTTCAACCTTTATGCTTGATTTGTATCCTTATGGCAGAAACTGTTATGAATTTAGCTTGAAAACCATACATTAATTGTATTAATTTTTATGATATTTGTGATATGATATTTGTGATAACTGTTATTGAGAGAAAACAAGTAGATctaatattattttattttattgaggCATCAGGTTCTTCTTACCCCTATCTTCTGTAAAGACTTCATGGACTCCTTCTGAACAAGTTTGATGTAGAAAGCAGAGGGCAGGATGAAAATCAGCATAGCAGCAGCAGAGGCACCTGGGAAGGAAACACATTGCTAACAcatccgtaacattgctaactAAATTCCAACGCCACGTTAAACCAATCGGTTACACCGACGACTGTGTGTTGGATGTGCACCTACCGATGAATCCAAATATATCCCTGATGGTGGGGACGAAGATGACGAGCACATTGACGCTAGCCAGCAGGCAAAACGTGATGGTGATGTGGCGGAACCAGCTGAACTCTTTAGAGGCCCCTAGCAAGTGGTTCACTGAGGTTCGGATCTGAAATGGAAGGGAAAACGTTCTTAGCTCTTGTGGGACATCTCCATAGCTTTTAGCTTTTGAATCCATGAACTTTCAGTTATGACGTATTATGTTCGCTCTTGCTCATCCAAGTTTTTACTACTTAGTTGGCAAGACACAGCTGTTATTATGTCTAAGCGTAATGTTATGTCTAAGAGGCTACACAATATTGTCATAGTAAGCAGAGGTGTTATACTCACAGGGAAGAGCACGACAGGGACAGTAAGAGTGACAGCAGTCAGCACAGCCAGGCGAACGATCAGCAAAACCACGTCGAATTTATACACTTTTGAATATGTGTGTAGAAGTTCAGGCTCAACGGCATCTAGAAAGTACAAAGACATTTTGCCATTAGATAACCAGGTGATCTGCACTCACTGGATTATCAGGTGATCTGTACTCATTGGATAACCAGGTTTCACTGAGGCATTGAGGCATTTTTGCTCCAAGTATTACATATACTGGGACCTTTACTACACAAGTGAGCTAAACAAACGTCCTTGATTGCATAACATTTCCAGTCTTTCACCAcctgcaaacacacaatgtTGTGTTCCTGCCATGACAAACAGCACAGTGGACAGCTGCGAGTGCCTCTTGCTTTCTCAGACCTTATGTAAGATATGCTGGATCTGACCCTAGGAGAACCGTCACTACGCCATTCTTTTATTTGCCATTATCTCCAAATGCACCATTAACGGGAGAATCTGACAAAATGTCAAGGACCTTTCTTTTGTGTACGCCATGGGTTGCTTGTGAATGTGGTTTTTAGTCTCAGGCTAAGAGAAGGTGCTGTGAAGTGTTTGTGAGGGTCTGTTTGCTCACCACTGAAGGTCAGGTAGCCAAAGAGAGCGGCCAGCAAGTACATGATGAACATGGCTAGGAATGAGACGTTGGCCACGCCCTGCATCCTCCTCCGAGAACGActgtggagagagaaagaggcttTAGAAATGCTAATGCTCCAGCCATTACGAGATCATTCTCCTGGCAAGCAttttaactacaaacacattcATCTTCTCTCCGGGCAGTGGGCCTGGACTTACTCTTTGAGCTCCTCGTACATAGGCAGGATGGCAGGGTGGCATACGAAGGCAAAGGTGAGAATGGGAACAGCATACACAGtctgcagagagacagaaacaaacaaaattccTCACACATCACGCATAAGGTACACAACGGTGCACAGAAAGTAGGC
It includes:
- the slc38a2 gene encoding sodium-coupled neutral amino acid symporter 2 isoform X1, with product MNKTPGKTEMSRFNISPDEDSCSSNSNEYASHQDCPTKKNPISSQYPDMDAESQNFLPNYNLGKKKYEVEYHPGTASFGMSVFNLGNAIMGSGILGLSYAMANTGIALFVILLVAVSIFSLYSVHLLLKTANEGGSLVYEQLGYKAFGMPGKLAASCSITMQNIGAMSSYLYIVKYELPIVIQAFLGKSDGEWYTNGDYLVLLVSVIIILPLSLLKNLGYLGYTSGFSLLCMVFFLIVVIYKKFQIPCPVPDDFINVTVNSMLAHVNTTDREDTCTPKYFVFNSQTVYAVPILTFAFVCHPAILPMYEELKDRSRRRMQGVANVSFLAMFIMYLLAALFGYLTFSDAVEPELLHTYSKVYKFDVVLLIVRLAVLTAVTLTVPVVLFPIRTSVNHLLGASKEFSWFRHITITFCLLASVNVLVIFVPTIRDIFGFIAMCFLPRCLCCCYADFHPALCFLHQTCSEGVHEVFTEDRGLLLPGQWHHCHVWFHVFDYHGLDPKCCRLRGSWRRSLKGCGLIVSDMQAGQVSSSAEPQAGPSLFFSLQLQAQTKNPALLPAQSKDLHTILRECAELCIICC